In Corynebacterium guangdongense, one DNA window encodes the following:
- a CDS encoding DUF4921 family protein: protein MALFGSGLIPPLTTMSDGTLKQVSPFSGTEVWTVPGRGNRPLFRPALNPVPLGEHAHTQTCAFCSGRPLDTPPEKSRIVPDPSQPDGWRIDYGLLPREQESTQNSYAFRRVPNLFEIVPFRYWEENYGYMVDDETRERKRRYLADETGRAHVDSIVETRLRASGQEPEEVSESEKAKLATAYFAGGHDIIIGRRHYLDQATHDNQILSSGLLSPDEHYAMTRLTVDSIRDLYERNRYAPYVVAFQNWLAPAGASFEHLHKQLVAIDERGVQSELEIERLRRNPNMYNEWAVDYSGYHNLIIAENEHAVMLAGVGHRYPTIGIYSKSAQPYPWLLSIEELRSMSDLMHAAHAATGPEVPANEEWHYQPIDLDMPMPWRVNLKWRVSNLAGFEGVTKIYINTLSPTDVRDRVVSALYQLRDAGQVSAGIRIAMECTTERNMLRYNPLLKDR, encoded by the coding sequence ATGGCACTTTTCGGATCGGGGCTCATTCCGCCCCTGACCACCATGTCCGACGGCACGCTCAAGCAGGTGAGCCCCTTTTCCGGGACCGAGGTATGGACCGTTCCCGGTCGCGGCAACCGTCCGTTGTTCAGGCCGGCGCTCAACCCCGTGCCCTTGGGTGAGCACGCGCACACGCAGACCTGCGCGTTCTGCTCCGGCCGCCCGCTGGACACCCCGCCGGAGAAGTCCCGCATCGTTCCGGACCCGAGCCAGCCGGACGGCTGGCGCATCGACTACGGACTGCTGCCGCGTGAGCAGGAGTCGACCCAGAACTCCTACGCCTTCCGCCGCGTCCCCAATCTCTTCGAGATCGTCCCCTTCCGCTACTGGGAGGAGAACTACGGCTACATGGTCGACGACGAGACCCGGGAGCGCAAGCGCCGCTACCTCGCCGACGAGACCGGACGGGCGCACGTCGACTCCATCGTCGAGACCCGCCTGCGCGCCTCGGGGCAGGAACCCGAGGAGGTCAGTGAGTCAGAGAAGGCCAAACTGGCCACGGCCTACTTCGCCGGTGGGCATGACATCATCATCGGGCGACGCCACTACCTCGACCAGGCCACCCACGACAACCAGATCCTCTCCTCGGGCCTGCTCAGCCCCGACGAGCACTACGCGATGACCCGTCTGACGGTCGATTCCATCCGTGACCTTTACGAACGCAACCGCTACGCGCCCTATGTCGTGGCCTTCCAGAACTGGCTGGCACCCGCGGGCGCTTCCTTCGAACACCTGCACAAGCAGCTGGTCGCCATCGACGAACGCGGGGTCCAGTCGGAACTGGAGATCGAGCGGCTGCGTCGCAACCCGAACATGTACAACGAGTGGGCGGTCGACTACTCCGGCTACCACAACCTGATCATCGCCGAGAACGAGCACGCGGTGATGCTTGCCGGGGTGGGTCACCGCTACCCGACCATCGGTATCTACTCGAAGTCCGCGCAGCCCTACCCGTGGCTGCTGTCGATCGAGGAGCTGCGCTCGATGAGCGACCTCATGCACGCCGCCCACGCCGCCACCGGCCCGGAGGTACCGGCCAACGAGGAATGGCACTACCAGCCGATCGACCTGGACATGCCCATGCCCTGGCGCGTCAACCTCAAGTGGCGGGTGTCCAACCTCGCCGGGTTCGAGGGCGTCACGAAGATCTACATCAACACGCTCTCCCCGACCGACGTCCGCGACCGCGTCGTCTCCGCGCTCTATCAGCTGCGTGACGCGGGCCAGGTCTCCGCCGGCATCCGCATCGCCATGGAGTGCACCACCGAACGGAACATGCTGCGCTACAACCCGCTGCTCAAAGACCGGTAA
- a CDS encoding STAS domain-containing protein gives MNTLTTAINGTVAVVKITGRLTASGSSQLRATVNDLISEDANRIVVDLSSTDFVDSSGLGALIGGLKNARVAGGDLRIAAVPDNVQAVLKLTNLDRVLRSHATVEEAFSDH, from the coding sequence ATGAATACTCTGACAACAGCAATTAACGGCACCGTCGCCGTCGTGAAAATCACGGGCCGATTGACCGCATCCGGCTCCTCCCAGCTGCGCGCCACGGTCAACGACCTGATTTCCGAGGACGCCAACCGGATCGTCGTCGACCTCAGCAGCACTGATTTTGTGGACTCCTCCGGGCTGGGCGCGCTGATCGGCGGACTGAAGAACGCGCGGGTGGCGGGAGGCGATCTCCGGATCGCCGCCGTGCCCGACAACGTGCAGGCCGTGCTGAAACTGACTAATCTCGACCGGGTACTTCGCAGCCATGCCACAGTCGAGGAAGCTTTCAGTGACCACTGA
- a CDS encoding DivIVA domain-containing protein encodes MYRVFEALDELVQTVEQAYGVPMTSNCMVPRNDMLALLDDLRNALPEEIDDAQDVLDRQDEILIGAEERARAIIDDAEREAQEHVTRASDEARDILDDAQQRATATVAHAEDEADRTIGAARAEADRLVADGNASYERSVAEGHAEQQRLVEESEVVRRANEEAHRIVDSAHAESDRLRTEADEFVDGKLADFEESLTGILRTVSSDRAALRRGAGVGGGGQAPAPRSLPAEGYDPGYDRPRVSRRRPRSDQ; translated from the coding sequence ATGTACCGAGTATTCGAAGCACTTGATGAACTTGTCCAGACGGTTGAGCAGGCCTATGGCGTGCCCATGACCTCCAACTGCATGGTTCCCCGCAATGACATGCTGGCGCTGCTGGATGATCTCCGCAACGCACTGCCGGAGGAGATCGACGATGCCCAGGACGTGTTGGATCGTCAGGACGAGATTCTGATCGGCGCCGAGGAGCGCGCCCGCGCCATCATCGACGACGCGGAGCGTGAGGCACAGGAGCATGTCACCCGCGCCAGCGACGAGGCACGGGACATCCTCGATGACGCGCAGCAGCGTGCCACCGCCACCGTCGCGCACGCCGAAGACGAGGCGGACCGCACGATCGGCGCCGCCCGCGCCGAGGCGGATCGCCTCGTCGCCGACGGCAACGCCTCCTATGAGCGCAGTGTCGCCGAGGGGCATGCCGAGCAGCAGCGGCTGGTCGAGGAGTCCGAGGTCGTTCGTCGCGCCAACGAGGAGGCCCACCGTATCGTCGACTCCGCGCACGCAGAGTCCGACCGCCTGCGCACCGAGGCCGACGAGTTCGTCGACGGCAAGCTCGCCGATTTTGAGGAGTCCCTGACCGGTATCCTGCGCACCGTCTCCTCCGACCGGGCCGCGCTGCGCCGCGGAGCCGGGGTCGGCGGTGGCGGCCAGGCCCCGGCGCCCCGGTCCCTGCCCGCCGAGGGCTACGACCCCGGTTACGACCGGCCGCGGGTGTCGCGTCGGCGTCCGCGCAGCGATCAGTAA
- a CDS encoding PP2C family protein-serine/threonine phosphatase: protein MDEQKRQAALDALHILDTPADERLDRVTRLAKELLDVPIVALNFIDHDRQWTKSQIGLGPVKDVRRDDSICQHTVASNSLFMIEDTHASPDFAAHPAVTGPPYVRFYAGHPVHAPGGQPVGALCAIDTRPRQFSDHQLDLLRDLALWMETELGRECLTEEVDAARLLSMSHECPQIPGYTIAADSTAHVSLSGDFYDLTGLPGSLRVTLADAMGSGIGAALVAAGVRASLRTEPERPLIQAMTDADRILHEDFAEKDMFVTAVHANVELATGKIELVDAGHGLAFVIGADTSWRPLRSVNLPLGMNSAVAGDYKLVTDSLAPGEHLVCCSDGLLDVLDPADPFGHVERVIRELGPEQAIARVADLALDARATDDITAIVIRRDA, encoded by the coding sequence GTGGACGAGCAGAAGCGACAAGCCGCGTTGGACGCGCTGCACATCCTGGACACACCGGCCGATGAACGCCTGGATCGCGTCACCAGGTTGGCGAAAGAGCTGCTCGACGTTCCCATCGTCGCCCTCAATTTCATCGACCACGACAGGCAGTGGACCAAGTCCCAGATCGGACTCGGCCCCGTCAAGGACGTGCGCAGGGACGATTCCATCTGTCAGCACACCGTTGCCAGCAATTCCCTCTTCATGATCGAGGACACTCACGCCTCCCCGGATTTCGCGGCCCATCCCGCCGTGACCGGTCCTCCCTACGTTCGCTTCTACGCCGGACACCCGGTGCACGCCCCGGGCGGACAACCCGTCGGGGCACTGTGCGCGATCGACACCCGCCCCCGCCAATTCAGCGACCACCAGCTCGATCTTCTGCGCGACCTGGCCCTGTGGATGGAAACCGAGCTGGGCCGGGAATGCCTCACCGAAGAAGTCGACGCCGCACGGCTGCTGTCCATGTCCCATGAATGCCCGCAGATCCCCGGTTACACCATCGCGGCCGATTCCACCGCGCACGTCAGCCTGTCAGGGGATTTCTACGACCTGACGGGCTTGCCCGGGTCGCTGCGGGTGACGCTTGCCGACGCCATGGGCTCGGGAATCGGGGCGGCCCTTGTCGCCGCCGGAGTCAGGGCTTCCCTCCGGACCGAACCGGAGCGCCCCCTCATCCAGGCGATGACTGACGCCGATCGCATCCTGCACGAGGATTTCGCCGAGAAGGACATGTTCGTCACCGCCGTCCACGCCAACGTCGAGCTGGCCACGGGGAAGATCGAGCTGGTCGACGCCGGCCACGGCCTGGCTTTCGTCATCGGCGCCGACACCTCCTGGCGCCCGCTGCGCTCCGTCAACCTGCCCCTGGGCATGAACTCCGCCGTGGCCGGTGACTACAAACTGGTCACCGACTCCCTGGCCCCCGGCGAGCACCTCGTCTGCTGCAGCGACGGACTCCTCGACGTCCTCGACCCCGCAGATCCTTTCGGCCACGTGGAACGTGTCATCCGGGAACTCGGGCCCGAGCAGGCGATCGCCAGGGTGGCGGATCTGGCGCTCGACGCCCGCGCCACCGACGACATCACCGCCATCGTCATCCGGAGGGACGCATGA
- a CDS encoding zinc-dependent alcohol dehydrogenase family protein, whose translation MKALVYHGPGQKSWEEVPDPVLQKPTDVIVKINTTTICGTDLHILKGDVPAVTEGRILGHEGVGTITQVGDAVTTLKVGDRVILSCVSACGRCDYCKRGVYSHCRAEEGAPGIGWIFGHLIDGTQAEYVRVPFAETSVHKLPEGVSDAEGVLLSDILPTGHEIGVQYGRVKPGDVVAVIGAGPVGLAAMLTAQLYGPSRIIAVDIDANRVAEAKKFGATDGVVSSEEDWKDQVLALTDGLGVDVAIEAVGIPQTFTMCLEIVRPAGTVANVGVHGTGVELPLDSLWISNIALTMGLVNTNTTDILLKMVASKKLDATPFVSHTFRLEEIIEAYDVFSRAAETKALKVLLTT comes from the coding sequence ATGAAGGCTCTCGTGTATCACGGACCCGGCCAGAAATCCTGGGAGGAGGTGCCCGATCCCGTCCTCCAGAAACCCACGGACGTCATCGTGAAGATCAATACGACCACGATCTGCGGCACCGACCTCCACATTCTCAAAGGCGATGTTCCCGCGGTCACCGAAGGCCGCATCCTCGGCCATGAGGGTGTTGGCACCATCACCCAGGTCGGTGACGCCGTGACCACGTTGAAGGTCGGCGACCGGGTCATCCTCTCCTGTGTGAGCGCCTGTGGGCGCTGCGACTACTGCAAACGGGGCGTCTACTCCCACTGCCGCGCAGAGGAGGGCGCACCCGGCATCGGCTGGATCTTCGGTCACCTCATCGACGGTACCCAGGCGGAATACGTCCGGGTTCCCTTCGCTGAAACCTCCGTGCACAAGCTCCCCGAGGGCGTCAGCGACGCTGAGGGGGTGCTGCTTTCCGACATCCTGCCGACCGGGCACGAGATCGGCGTGCAGTACGGTCGCGTCAAGCCCGGTGATGTCGTCGCCGTCATCGGTGCGGGCCCGGTAGGTCTGGCCGCCATGCTCACGGCCCAGCTCTACGGCCCCTCGCGCATCATCGCCGTGGACATCGACGCCAACCGCGTTGCCGAGGCAAAGAAGTTCGGCGCCACCGATGGGGTGGTCTCATCGGAGGAAGACTGGAAGGACCAGGTCCTTGCGCTTACCGACGGTCTCGGGGTGGATGTGGCCATCGAGGCCGTCGGTATCCCGCAGACCTTCACCATGTGCCTGGAGATCGTCCGCCCCGCCGGCACCGTGGCCAACGTCGGTGTGCACGGCACCGGTGTGGAACTGCCGCTGGACAGCCTCTGGATCTCCAATATCGCCTTGACAATGGGTCTGGTCAACACGAACACCACCGACATCCTGCTGAAAATGGTCGCCTCCAAAAAGCTCGACGCCACCCCCTTCGTGTCGCACACCTTCCGTCTCGAGGAGATCATCGAGGCCTACGACGTTTTCAGCCGAGCGGCGGAGACCAAGGCGTTGAAGGTTCTGCTCACCACCTGA
- a CDS encoding glycerate kinase codes for MTDQNSTHSPVFAPRHAGVVRVLVSPGAVGPFSSDEAAQALGEGVGEIIRNADIVLAPLSEGGAGTSELFTGERVTLPTTDALGSLTEATYTYDRDTATAYIDLAAAAGFPDADRAAETGDTYGVGVLVADAQTRGAERVVLALGDAVTLDGGTGILVALAANPVNADGHPVPKGGAFLGQIADLETAKLNIPAAGMEWILLADTAAAVDASHPGLASLARVAGVDPDQPGWGAGGGVAVGLAWVSSLIYGTADRVRVLPGVDVVAQSLAVGAHATEADFVVSAGAAGPAVIRLAPEATVGIAGESVEGAAVQARLAEEIVSLAQLREAGAQLAADYLRISTVQG; via the coding sequence ATGACCGACCAGAATTCGACCCACTCCCCCGTCTTCGCCCCGCGCCACGCCGGCGTGGTCCGCGTCCTCGTCTCCCCCGGCGCGGTCGGCCCGTTCAGCTCCGACGAGGCCGCCCAGGCCCTGGGAGAGGGCGTCGGCGAGATCATCCGCAACGCGGACATCGTGCTGGCTCCGCTATCCGAGGGCGGTGCCGGCACCTCGGAGCTGTTCACCGGCGAACGCGTCACCCTGCCGACGACCGACGCGCTCGGCTCCCTCACGGAGGCGACCTACACCTACGACCGGGACACCGCCACCGCCTACATCGATCTCGCGGCTGCGGCCGGCTTCCCCGACGCCGACCGGGCCGCCGAGACCGGTGACACTTACGGGGTGGGCGTGCTCGTTGCCGACGCCCAGACCCGCGGAGCGGAGCGCGTCGTCCTCGCCCTCGGCGACGCCGTAACCCTTGACGGCGGCACCGGGATCCTCGTGGCCCTGGCCGCCAACCCCGTCAACGCCGACGGGCATCCGGTGCCCAAGGGCGGCGCGTTTCTGGGACAGATCGCGGATCTGGAGACGGCCAAGCTCAATATTCCCGCGGCCGGGATGGAATGGATCCTGCTCGCCGACACCGCGGCGGCCGTCGACGCCTCCCACCCGGGTCTGGCCTCCCTGGCCCGAGTGGCGGGCGTCGATCCGGATCAGCCGGGCTGGGGCGCGGGTGGCGGCGTAGCCGTCGGGCTGGCCTGGGTCTCCTCCCTCATCTACGGGACCGCAGATCGGGTGCGAGTGCTGCCCGGTGTCGATGTGGTGGCTCAGTCGCTGGCGGTGGGCGCCCACGCGACGGAGGCCGATTTCGTCGTCTCCGCCGGGGCCGCCGGGCCGGCCGTAATCCGCCTGGCCCCCGAGGCCACCGTCGGTATCGCCGGGGAGTCCGTCGAGGGCGCCGCGGTGCAGGCCAGGCTGGCGGAGGAGATCGTCTCCCTGGCGCAGCTGCGCGAGGCCGGGGCGCAGCTGGCCGCCGACTACCTGCGGATTTCCACGGTCCAGGGGTAG
- the nadC gene encoding carboxylating nicotinate-nucleotide diphosphorylase, with product MTDSTAALREAGLDYEDVYRHVAATLDEDLAWGPDATTIATIGGEATGTAEIVSRQLGCLAGVPVAALALEIMGERDGVELETEVLLGDGSVVKPGDVVLRVTGPVRTLLTAERTALNYVSQLSGVATATHDWMVALQGTDAVVRDTRKTVPGLRVLQKYAVRCGGGQNHRMGLGDAALIKDNHIAATGSLTAAFTAIRETFPDLPVEVECDTLEQVKEAVSVGAELVLLDNMDPATAAEAVKIARPAGVRTEASGGIVLANAAAYGATGVDFIAVGALTHSTTVLDLGFDLV from the coding sequence ATGACTGACAGCACCGCCGCCCTGCGCGAGGCCGGCCTGGACTATGAGGACGTGTACCGCCACGTCGCCGCCACCCTTGACGAGGATCTCGCCTGGGGCCCGGACGCGACGACCATCGCGACCATCGGCGGCGAGGCCACCGGCACCGCCGAGATCGTTTCCCGTCAGCTCGGATGCCTCGCCGGCGTACCCGTCGCGGCCCTTGCGCTGGAGATCATGGGTGAACGCGACGGGGTGGAGCTGGAGACGGAGGTCCTGCTGGGTGATGGCAGCGTCGTCAAGCCGGGTGACGTGGTGCTGCGGGTGACGGGTCCGGTGCGTACTTTGCTCACCGCCGAGCGCACCGCGCTCAACTACGTCTCCCAGCTGTCCGGGGTCGCCACCGCGACGCATGACTGGATGGTCGCGCTTCAGGGCACGGATGCCGTCGTGCGGGACACCCGCAAGACCGTGCCGGGCCTGCGGGTGCTGCAGAAATACGCCGTGCGCTGCGGCGGCGGGCAGAACCACCGCATGGGGCTGGGCGACGCCGCCCTGATCAAGGACAACCACATCGCAGCCACCGGTTCGCTGACCGCGGCCTTCACCGCCATCCGGGAGACCTTCCCGGACCTGCCGGTCGAGGTCGAGTGCGACACCCTGGAGCAGGTCAAGGAGGCGGTGAGCGTCGGCGCGGAGCTGGTCCTGCTCGACAACATGGACCCGGCCACCGCCGCCGAGGCAGTGAAGATCGCCCGCCCGGCGGGAGTGCGCACCGAGGCCAGCGGCGGCATCGTCCTGGCCAACGCCGCCGCCTACGGCGCCACGGGCGTCGACTTCATCGCTGTGGGAGCGCTGACGCACTCGACGACGGTACTCGACCTAGGTTTCGACCTGGTCTAG
- the gdhA gene encoding NADP-specific glutamate dehydrogenase has translation MTKIDEQVNEYYNKLLKRNAGEPEFHQAVAEVLESLKIVLEKDPHYNDYGLIQRLCEPERQIIFRVPWVSDNNNVHVARGFRVQFNSALGPYKGGLRFHQSVNLGIIKFLGFEQIFKNSLTGLPIGGGKGGSDFNPKGRSEGEIMRFCQSFMTELNRHIGEQVDVPAGDIGVGGREIGYLFGQYRRLNNRHESGVLTGKGLTWGGSLVRTEATGYGVVYFVEEMMKEHGDSLSGAKVIVSGSGNVAIYAIQKAQELGATVVGFSDSSGWVETPNGVDVQLLREVKEVRRARVADYVSAATGATFHADGSIWSLKADVALPCATQNELNGEHAQTLAGNGVRYVAEGANMPSTPEAIEVFRSHGIHFAPGKASNAGGVATSALEMQQNASRDSWTFDYTDSRLNEIMSNIFRRTADTAAEYDHDGDYVVGANIAGFKKVADAMLAQGII, from the coding sequence GTGACCAAGATCGACGAGCAGGTCAACGAGTATTACAACAAGCTGCTCAAGCGCAACGCTGGCGAGCCGGAGTTCCACCAGGCGGTCGCCGAGGTGCTGGAGTCCCTCAAGATCGTTCTCGAGAAGGACCCGCACTACAACGACTACGGCCTCATCCAGCGTCTGTGTGAGCCGGAGCGTCAGATCATCTTCCGCGTCCCCTGGGTCTCGGACAACAACAACGTCCACGTCGCACGTGGCTTCCGCGTCCAGTTCAACTCCGCGCTCGGCCCGTACAAGGGCGGCCTGCGCTTCCACCAGTCGGTGAACCTGGGCATCATCAAGTTCCTCGGCTTCGAGCAGATCTTCAAGAACTCCCTGACCGGTCTGCCCATCGGCGGCGGCAAGGGCGGCTCCGACTTCAACCCGAAGGGCCGCTCCGAGGGCGAGATCATGCGCTTCTGCCAGTCCTTCATGACCGAGCTGAACCGCCACATCGGCGAGCAGGTCGACGTCCCGGCCGGCGACATCGGCGTCGGCGGTCGCGAGATCGGCTACCTCTTCGGCCAGTACCGTCGCCTCAACAACCGTCACGAGTCCGGAGTCCTCACGGGCAAGGGCCTGACCTGGGGCGGCTCCCTGGTCCGCACCGAGGCCACCGGCTACGGCGTGGTCTACTTCGTCGAGGAAATGATGAAGGAGCACGGTGACTCCCTCTCCGGCGCCAAGGTCATCGTCTCCGGTTCCGGCAACGTCGCCATCTACGCCATCCAGAAGGCACAGGAACTCGGCGCCACCGTCGTCGGCTTCTCCGACTCCTCCGGCTGGGTCGAGACCCCGAACGGCGTCGACGTCCAGCTGCTCAGGGAGGTCAAGGAGGTCCGCCGCGCCCGCGTCGCCGACTATGTCTCCGCCGCCACCGGCGCCACCTTCCACGCGGACGGCTCCATCTGGTCCCTGAAGGCCGACGTCGCCCTGCCGTGCGCCACCCAGAACGAGCTCAACGGCGAGCATGCGCAGACGCTGGCCGGCAACGGCGTCCGGTACGTCGCCGAAGGCGCCAACATGCCGTCCACCCCGGAGGCCATCGAGGTCTTCCGCAGCCACGGCATCCACTTCGCCCCGGGCAAGGCCTCCAACGCCGGCGGTGTGGCCACCTCGGCACTGGAAATGCAGCAGAACGCCTCCCGTGACTCGTGGACCTTCGACTACACCGATAGCCGACTCAACGAGATCATGAGCAACATCTTCCGTCGCACCGCCGACACCGCCGCCGAGTACGACCATGACGGCGACTACGTCGTCGGCGCCAACATCGCCGGCTTCAAGAAGGTCGCCGACGCCATGCTGGCGCAGGGCATCATCTAG
- a CDS encoding ATP-binding protein, which produces MTTDKDQSNDQDGEKILEGPARLSFVDQVLDAVQQLGESSALGLNLDRTMFTLAVSEIITNIVEHSTGEVSMSVRLTSGPGELRAIIQDSATPALIDWDHIELPDVDAESGRGLALAHAVLDGLHHDSHPDGNTWTLWRKVQDA; this is translated from the coding sequence GTGACCACTGACAAGGACCAGTCAAACGACCAGGACGGCGAAAAGATCCTGGAAGGCCCCGCCCGACTCTCGTTCGTTGATCAGGTGCTGGACGCGGTGCAACAACTGGGTGAATCCTCCGCCCTCGGTCTCAACCTGGACCGCACCATGTTTACGCTGGCGGTGAGCGAGATCATCACCAACATTGTCGAACACAGCACCGGGGAGGTCTCGATGTCCGTCAGGCTGACCTCCGGCCCCGGTGAACTCCGGGCCATCATTCAGGATTCAGCCACCCCCGCACTGATCGACTGGGACCATATCGAGCTCCCCGATGTGGACGCCGAATCAGGCCGCGGGCTGGCGCTGGCCCACGCGGTTCTGGACGGTCTCCACCATGATTCCCACCCGGACGGCAACACGTGGACCCTGTGGCGCAAAGTGCAGGACGCGTAG
- a CDS encoding glycosyltransferase, whose product MTRRHILIRILAVLSVILGVNYIVWRWLASINWEAWWIAVPLVIAETYSLVDTFLFSTTMWRARQRPAPASPPQGTVDVFITTYNEPLDLVMTTARAAKRITYPHNTWVLDDGARPEMEQAARDAGIGYLTRSEDWTGKPRHAKAGNLNNALFQTEGEFLLILDADQIPDPLILDRTLGYFADDPAVALVQTPQYFSNVTESDPLGSQAPLFYGPIQQGKDGWNAAFFCGSNAVLRREALMQMGIVGYVKEIEDSTRTALIASERLIRKEARRATDPFLRQELTELRTEITRAREKLTAGEPVGEITFALRESIDRASQRLLSRDFATIQEDLEVIDNLPVELDRELVVPVVSETGLDQLTSAELSPLGAVETVGALLDVLTIDRGGEAQPIQPIATISVTEDMATAMQLHSMGWHSVYHHEILAHGLAPEDLRTMLTQRLRWAQGTMQVMLRDNPLLKKGLSAGQRLMYFATMWSYLSGFTALVYLAAPVIYLLFGVMPVTAWSLDFFLRFLPYFLVNQALFLVVAKGTRTWRGQQYSLALFPVWIAACWTAARNVWFGRPLNFAVTKKDGRDERGIPWRQIWPQLSAIAVLGVAVVIGLVRVAVGTADGTGTLVNTAWVIYDLVVLSVIIEAARYRGPSPAPAEPSTIRPEGHNEYSDNSN is encoded by the coding sequence ATGACGCGCCGACACATACTGATCCGCATCCTTGCCGTCCTCTCGGTCATCCTGGGCGTCAACTACATCGTGTGGCGCTGGCTGGCCTCGATCAACTGGGAGGCCTGGTGGATAGCGGTGCCGCTGGTCATTGCCGAAACCTACAGCCTGGTGGACACCTTCCTCTTTTCGACCACCATGTGGCGCGCACGGCAGCGCCCCGCGCCGGCCTCACCTCCGCAGGGCACGGTCGACGTCTTCATCACCACCTACAACGAACCCCTCGACCTCGTGATGACGACGGCCCGGGCGGCCAAACGGATAACCTACCCCCACAACACCTGGGTACTCGATGACGGAGCCCGGCCCGAGATGGAACAGGCGGCCAGGGACGCCGGGATCGGATACCTCACCAGGTCAGAAGACTGGACGGGGAAACCCCGCCACGCCAAGGCCGGGAACCTCAACAACGCCCTCTTCCAGACCGAGGGAGAGTTCCTGCTCATTCTCGACGCCGACCAGATTCCCGATCCGCTCATACTGGACCGCACCCTCGGCTATTTCGCCGACGATCCGGCAGTCGCCCTCGTCCAGACGCCCCAGTACTTCTCCAACGTCACCGAGTCCGATCCGCTGGGCAGTCAGGCGCCCCTGTTCTACGGCCCGATCCAGCAGGGCAAGGACGGCTGGAACGCGGCCTTCTTCTGCGGCTCCAATGCGGTCCTGCGTCGGGAAGCGCTCATGCAGATGGGCATCGTCGGGTACGTCAAAGAGATCGAGGACTCCACCCGCACGGCCCTCATCGCGTCGGAACGGCTCATCCGGAAGGAGGCACGCCGGGCCACCGATCCGTTTCTGCGCCAGGAGCTCACCGAGCTCCGGACGGAAATCACCCGGGCACGGGAGAAGCTCACCGCCGGCGAACCCGTGGGCGAGATCACCTTCGCACTGCGGGAGAGCATCGACCGCGCATCCCAGCGGCTCCTGAGCAGGGACTTCGCGACCATTCAGGAAGACCTGGAGGTCATCGATAACCTACCCGTGGAGCTGGACCGGGAGCTGGTGGTGCCGGTCGTCAGCGAGACAGGGCTCGACCAGCTCACCAGCGCGGAACTGTCCCCGCTGGGAGCCGTCGAAACAGTCGGCGCGCTTCTCGACGTGTTGACGATCGACCGCGGTGGAGAGGCGCAGCCGATCCAGCCCATCGCCACCATCTCCGTGACCGAGGACATGGCGACCGCCATGCAGCTGCACTCCATGGGCTGGCACAGCGTCTACCACCACGAAATCCTCGCCCACGGCCTCGCCCCGGAGGATCTGCGGACCATGCTCACGCAGCGGCTCCGCTGGGCGCAGGGCACCATGCAGGTGATGCTGAGGGATAACCCACTGCTCAAGAAGGGCCTGTCCGCCGGTCAACGCCTGATGTACTTCGCCACGATGTGGAGCTATCTCTCCGGGTTCACGGCGCTGGTTTATCTGGCTGCCCCCGTGATCTACCTGCTCTTCGGCGTCATGCCGGTGACGGCGTGGAGCCTGGACTTCTTCCTTCGGTTCCTGCCCTACTTCCTGGTCAATCAGGCCCTCTTCCTGGTGGTGGCGAAAGGAACGCGGACCTGGCGTGGGCAGCAGTACTCACTCGCCCTGTTCCCCGTATGGATCGCGGCCTGCTGGACCGCCGCCCGGAACGTCTGGTTCGGGCGACCGCTGAACTTCGCCGTGACGAAGAAGGACGGGCGGGACGAGCGCGGCATACCGTGGCGCCAGATCTGGCCGCAGTTGAGCGCGATCGCCGTCCTCGGGGTGGCCGTGGTCATCGGTCTCGTCCGCGTGGCGGTGGGCACCGCCGACGGCACCGGCACTCTCGTCAACACCGCCTGGGTAATCTACGACCTCGTGGTTCTCAGCGTCATCATCGAGGCCGCGCGGTACCGGGGACCGTCTCCCGCCCCGGCCGAACCATCGACCATTCGCCCGGAAGGACACAATGAATACTCTGACAACAGCAATTAA